In one Hoplias malabaricus isolate fHopMal1 chromosome X1, fHopMal1.hap1, whole genome shotgun sequence genomic region, the following are encoded:
- the LOC136675673 gene encoding inositol monophosphatase 1-like, whose product MPDLWQDAMDHAVAVAKKAGEIIRDALQNDMKVMCKSSSVDLVTKTDQKVEQLIIASVKEKFPEHGFIGEESVADGQPCVLSDSPTWIVDPVDGTTNFVHGYPFVAVCIGFAVNKKLEFGVVYSCIEDKMYTARRGKGAFCNGESLQVSDQKDINQSIIATEFGSDRDPEVVEKIFSNMRKILCLPVHGMRGAGSAAINMCLVASGCVEAYYEIGVHCWDVAAAAVIVEEAGGVLMDLEGGPMDLMSRRIIAANNKTIAERISKEIEAYPALRDDAPPGTTE is encoded by the exons ATGCCTGATCTTTGGCAGGACGCCATGGATCATGCTGTGGCTGTGGCCAAGAAGGCAGGAGAG ATCATAAGGGATGCCTTGCAGAATGACATGAAGGTAATGTGCAAAAGTTCCTCCGTGGACCTGGTGACTAAGACTGACCAGAAAGTGGAGCAGCTCATTATCGCCTCAGTGAAGGAGAAGTTCCCTGAGCATGG gtttATCGGTGAGGAGTCGGTGGCAGATGGGCAGCCGTGTGTTCTGTCAGACAGTCCGACCTGGATAGTTGACCCTGTGGATGGAACCACAAATTTTGTGCATGG aTACCCTTTTGTTGCTGTTTGTATTGGCTTTGCTGTCAATAAGAAG TTGGAGTTTGGAGTGGTGTACAGCTGTATAGAGGATAAAATGTACACCGCTCGCAGAGGAAAAGGAGCGTTCTGCAACGGAGAATCTCTCCAGGTGTCAGACCAGAAAG ACATCAATCAATCGATTATTGCCACAGAGTTTGGCTCAGACCGAGATCCTGAAGTGGTTGAGAAGATTTTCTCCAACATGAGGAAGATTCTGTGTCTGCCAGTGCATGG GATGCGAGGTGCAGGGTCAGCTGCGATAAACATGTGTTTGGTTGCCTCTGGCTGTGTGGAGGCATACTACGAGATCGGCGTCCACTGCTGGGATGTTGCTGCAGCTGCAGTAATCGTGGAGGAGGCAGGAGGAGTCCTCATGGACCTTGAGG GTGGACCAATGGACCTGATGTCCAGGAGAATCATTGCTGCTAATAACAAGACCATAGCAGAAAGAATCAGCAAAGAGATCGAGGCATATCCTGCACTCAGAGACGACGCTCCTCCTGGGACTACAGAATGA